A stretch of Microtus pennsylvanicus isolate mMicPen1 chromosome 5, mMicPen1.hap1, whole genome shotgun sequence DNA encodes these proteins:
- the LOC142850896 gene encoding LOW QUALITY PROTEIN: olfactory receptor 5P72-like (The sequence of the model RefSeq protein was modified relative to this genomic sequence to represent the inferred CDS: deleted 1 base in 1 codon) — protein sequence MAFLEDGNHTAVTEFILLGLTDDPVLRVILFTIILCIYLVTVSGNLSTILLIRVSSQLHHPMYFFLSHLASTDIGLSSSVTPNMLVNFLVSPSTISFLGCGIQLSLADFFGTVECFLLAAMAYDRFMAVSNPLHYSSKMSTQVCIQLVVGSYTGGFLNASIAIVYFFSFLFCGPNRINHFFCDYAPLMELSCSDVSVSTVVTAFSAGSVTVITVFVIVISYSCILITVLKMRSTEGRQKAFTTCTSHLTAVILYYGTITFIYVMPKSSYSTDQNKVVSVFYMVVIPMLNPLIYSLRNNEIKDALKRKLGKKIFS from the exons ATGGCTTTCTTGGAGGAT GGAAACCACACTGCAGTGACAGAGTTCATTTTATTGGGCCTGACAGATGACCCAGTCCTTCGAGTCATCCTCTTCACCATCATCCTGTGCATCTACCTGGTGACCGTGTCTGGGAACCTCAGCACCATCCTTCTCATCAGAGTCTCTTCCCAGCTCCATCAtcccatgtacttttttctgAGTCACTTGGCTTCTACTGACATAGGCCTCTCATCTTCTGTCACTCCCAATATGCTTGTCAACTTCCTGGTCAGTCCAAGCACCATCTCCTTCCTTGGGTGTGGCATCCAACTCAGTTTAGCTGATTTCTTTGGGACAGTTGAATGCTTCCTTCTAGCTGCCATGGCTTATGATCGCTTCATGGCAGTCAGCAACCCACTGCATTATTCATCCAAAATGTCCACACAAGTCTGTATCCAGCTGGTTGTGGGATCTTATACAGGGGGGTTTCTTAATGCTTCCATTGCTATAGtatactttttctcttttctcttctgcgGACCAAATAGAATCAATCACTTTTTCTGTGATTATGCTCCTTTAATGGAACTCTCCTGTTCTGATGTCAGTGTCTCTACAGTTGTTACCGCATTTTCAGCTGGGTCAGTTACTGTGATCACAGTGTTTGTCATAGTCATCTCTTATTCCTGTATCCTCATTACTGTCCTGAAGATGCGCTCCACTGAGGGCCGCCAGAAGGCCTTCACCACCTGCACCTCCCACCTCACTGCAGTCATACTCTACTATGGAACCATCACCTTCATCTATGTGATGCCCAAGTCCAGCTATTCCACAGACCAGAACAAAGTGGTGTCTGTGTTTTATATGGTGGTGATCCCCATGTTGAACCCCCTCATCTACAGTCTCAGGAATAATGAGATTAAGGATGCACTAAAGAGAAAGCTtggtaagaaaatattttcatag